A window from Candidatus Krumholzibacteriota bacterium encodes these proteins:
- a CDS encoding rhodanese-like domain-containing protein — protein MEIKRTIIQAIAVCCASTLIAFTYNAFSDNGINPFRQAASEKIAENIDNSAGNITVIDLKKFREMKEEGILLIDARTESEYINGHIPGALLFDYYKFGSFADKVIPLIYPWSSLVIYCSSPACDSSDLLAAELYQLGYKNIFVFEGGFSNWKEEGLPVEKGLE, from the coding sequence ATGGAAATAAAGAGAACAATAATACAGGCAATAGCAGTTTGCTGCGCGAGCACTTTAATTGCTTTTACATACAACGCTTTTTCTGATAATGGAATAAACCCGTTTCGCCAGGCCGCCTCGGAGAAAATCGCGGAAAATATCGATAACAGTGCCGGAAATATAACAGTAATCGATCTGAAAAAATTCAGGGAGATGAAGGAAGAAGGAATCCTTCTTATAGATGCCAGGACGGAAAGTGAATATATAAATGGGCATATTCCAGGCGCGTTGTTATTTGATTATTATAAATTCGGAAGTTTTGCGGACAAAGTTATTCCGCTTATCTATCCATGGAGCAGTTTGGTCATATATTGTTCGTCACCAGCCTGTGATTCATCTGATTTGCTGGCCGCCGAGCTTTACCAGCTGGGGTATAAAAATATTTTTGTGTTCGAAGGTGGTTTTTCAAATTGGAAAGAAGAAGGACTTCCTGTTGAAAAAGGATTGGAATGA
- a CDS encoding MauE/DoxX family redox-associated membrane protein, with amino-acid sequence MKNKRIFKTDGSALKELLLEPPLSTDFRRKKSCRQYLVILARIILAAVFIYAAFGKINKPMLFSQQIKEYGIFDGSFLLYTVAVVLPWIELLCGISLITGIFIRGTSLVLTAINIMFLIFIIYRVLNVMSSGDTAFFEVFFDCGCGFKPTYAWKKILENTALVGLSLILLFSREYRFVSLRSRDRQEG; translated from the coding sequence ATGAAGAATAAGCGGATATTCAAAACGGATGGTTCAGCTTTGAAAGAATTACTGTTAGAACCCCCTCTGTCAACAGATTTCAGAAGAAAAAAGAGTTGCCGTCAGTATCTTGTAATACTCGCCAGAATAATTCTTGCCGCCGTTTTTATTTACGCCGCTTTTGGAAAGATAAATAAGCCGATGTTGTTTTCCCAGCAGATAAAGGAGTACGGGATATTCGATGGTTCATTTCTTCTCTATACTGTTGCTGTAGTACTGCCGTGGATTGAGCTTTTATGCGGAATTTCTCTTATTACCGGAATATTCATTCGGGGGACTTCACTTGTTCTAACAGCTATAAATATTATGTTTTTGATTTTTATAATCTATAGAGTCTTAAATGTAATGAGTTCCGGGGATACAGCTTTTTTCGAAGTATTTTTTGACTGCGGGTGCGGGTTCAAACCAACTTATGCCTGGAAGAAAATACTGGAAAACACTGCTTTAGTGGGTCTTTCCCTGATTTTGCTTTTTTCGCGTGAATACAGGTTCGTTTCTTTGCGCTCAAGAGACAGGCAGGAGGGCTAA
- a CDS encoding AMP-binding protein gives MTEKKLSYAFTGSEEPLIGETIGDMFERIADKYPDNEALVYVPDDLRYTYAEFYDICRRAAKSLMAMGVRKGDRVAIWATNHPEWVITQFSTALAGAILVTVNPAYRTHELEYGLKDSETQTLFLIPEFKSSKYLDMICEVAVEIKNCVPGEINSEKLPYLENVVLIGGREHPGMFSWKDFMELGEEISDEEFQARRAECDFDDVINVQYTSGTTGLPKGASLTHHNILNNGYHVGETMGFTDQDRLCIPVPFYHCFGMVLSNLACLTHGATMVIPSEYFDAEDVLKTVEKEHCTALHGVPTMFIAELSSSEFSKTDFRSLRTGIMAGAPCPVEVMKRVNDEMNMKEVTIAYGQTETSPVITQTPNHASLGKRTETVGPPIPHTEVKIVSPETGKIVAVGEQGELCCRGYQVMRGYYNKPEATAETIDRAGWIHTGDLAVMDEDGVFKITGRIKNMIIRGGENVYPREIEEFLFTNPKIRDAQVFGVPSEKMGEEICVWIQLKEGESATEDGIKEFCKGKIAHYKIPRYIKFVDEFPMTVTGKIQKFKMRKMAVEELGLKNK, from the coding sequence ATGACGGAGAAGAAATTAAGTTATGCGTTTACGGGCTCTGAAGAGCCATTGATTGGTGAAACGATTGGAGATATGTTCGAGAGGATAGCGGATAAATATCCCGACAATGAAGCACTTGTTTATGTCCCCGACGATCTGCGATATACATACGCTGAATTCTACGATATTTGCCGGCGGGCGGCAAAGAGCCTCATGGCTATGGGCGTTCGCAAGGGAGACCGTGTGGCAATTTGGGCTACCAATCATCCGGAATGGGTGATAACCCAGTTTTCAACCGCTTTGGCAGGCGCGATACTGGTAACGGTAAACCCCGCGTACAGAACGCATGAACTGGAGTACGGACTCAAAGACTCTGAAACACAGACCCTTTTTCTTATACCTGAATTTAAATCTTCCAAGTACCTTGACATGATTTGTGAAGTTGCCGTTGAGATTAAGAACTGTGTGCCGGGAGAAATTAATTCTGAAAAACTCCCTTATTTAGAAAATGTTGTTTTAATCGGCGGCAGAGAACATCCCGGAATGTTCTCCTGGAAGGATTTTATGGAGTTGGGTGAGGAGATAAGCGACGAGGAGTTTCAGGCCCGCCGCGCGGAATGTGATTTTGATGATGTTATTAATGTTCAATATACTTCCGGAACAACAGGGCTTCCCAAGGGGGCAAGTCTTACCCATCACAATATTCTTAATAACGGATACCACGTTGGAGAAACCATGGGTTTCACAGATCAGGACAGACTCTGTATACCGGTGCCTTTCTATCATTGCTTCGGAATGGTTCTTTCCAATCTCGCGTGCCTTACTCACGGAGCGACTATGGTAATCCCGTCAGAATACTTTGACGCTGAAGATGTGCTGAAAACAGTTGAGAAGGAACACTGCACCGCTCTTCACGGTGTGCCGACAATGTTCATAGCAGAACTGTCCAGTTCTGAATTTTCGAAAACTGATTTCAGAAGTTTAAGGACCGGCATAATGGCCGGCGCGCCCTGTCCGGTCGAAGTTATGAAGCGCGTTAATGATGAAATGAATATGAAGGAAGTTACAATAGCATACGGGCAGACGGAGACATCTCCCGTTATAACACAGACCCCTAATCACGCTTCTTTGGGAAAACGCACAGAAACAGTGGGTCCCCCAATCCCTCATACGGAAGTAAAGATTGTTTCTCCGGAGACCGGGAAGATTGTGGCTGTGGGGGAACAAGGGGAGCTTTGCTGCCGCGGCTATCAGGTAATGCGGGGATATTATAACAAACCTGAAGCCACAGCGGAAACTATTGACAGGGCGGGGTGGATTCATACCGGCGATCTGGCCGTTATGGATGAAGACGGCGTTTTCAAAATAACCGGGCGCATAAAGAATATGATCATACGCGGGGGAGAAAATGTTTATCCCCGTGAGATAGAGGAGTTCCTTTTTACGAATCCCAAGATAAGGGACGCTCAGGTCTTCGGCGTGCCGTCAGAGAAAATGGGAGAAGAAATCTGTGTCTGGATACAGCTCAAAGAGGGAGAATCGGCAACAGAAGATGGAATCAAGGAGTTCTGTAAGGGCAAAATTGCTCATTACAAAATCCCTCGTTATATAAAGTTTGTTGACGAATTTCCCATGACCGTCACAGGAAAGATTCAGAAATTCAAAATGAGGAAAATGGCAGTCGAAGAGTTGGGATTAAAGAATAAATAG
- a CDS encoding GAF domain-containing protein, producing MNTKINISGYSSNPSGKRLDKRFWRNWIFLSTVLFIAIAGLTTAIPPLLSGRVSSPWPWVKTDLVLIVGLSVVVLAFIGYLTQQQRKVDKMRRAVYELIEYQGERFKRDNARLRALLSVSQKMSMETDNKYVFNAITDACVETFGCQRASLMLLDNETQELVVDSVSGEMESPILKTRVKMGESIAGWVAETRKSVLISDAGDLEKYPELDFKNPSLSSAMIVPIILRDEVIGVMNISAKSEEIRYSEEDLSTLQVFSENVGASIRHKEQTDWLKSMVQTLSKRLSESYDSELGEEVKPRG from the coding sequence ATGAATACGAAAATTAATATATCCGGATACAGCTCGAATCCATCCGGAAAGAGGCTTGATAAACGTTTCTGGCGAAACTGGATTTTTCTGTCAACTGTTCTGTTTATAGCTATAGCCGGGCTTACGACGGCGATCCCTCCGCTTCTAAGCGGAAGGGTCAGCAGCCCTTGGCCGTGGGTAAAGACCGACCTCGTTCTGATAGTAGGTCTTTCAGTTGTAGTGCTGGCATTTATAGGCTACCTGACTCAACAGCAGCGGAAAGTCGATAAGATGCGCAGGGCTGTGTATGAGCTGATAGAGTACCAGGGAGAACGGTTCAAGCGCGATAATGCCCGACTCCGCGCCCTTCTTAGTGTGAGTCAGAAGATGTCGATGGAAACCGACAATAAATATGTTTTCAACGCCATAACAGACGCCTGTGTTGAAACATTCGGCTGCCAGAGAGCTTCCCTTATGCTTTTGGACAATGAAACGCAGGAACTTGTAGTTGATTCAGTGAGCGGCGAGATGGAAAGTCCGATTCTGAAGACGAGGGTCAAGATGGGAGAATCGATAGCGGGGTGGGTGGCGGAGACAAGGAAATCTGTTCTGATAAGCGACGCGGGAGATTTGGAAAAATATCCGGAATTGGATTTCAAGAACCCTTCTCTTAGCTCGGCTATGATTGTTCCTATAATTCTCAGGGATGAAGTAATCGGCGTGATGAATATAAGCGCCAAATCTGAAGAGATAAGGTACAGCGAAGAAGACCTGAGCACTTTGCAGGTTTTTTCAGAGAACGTCGGGGCCTCCATAAGGCACAAAGAGCAGACGGACTGGCTCAAGTCGATGGTACAGACACTTTCAAAGAGACTGTCAGAGAGTTATGACAGTGAACTTGGAGAAGAAGTTAAGCCGCGGGGTTGA
- a CDS encoding ATP-dependent 6-phosphofructokinase → MGSAKRDSHGPENRKARRKKIERVSILTGGGDCPGLNAVIRGFVRASVNIYGWKVFGIMDGFDGLLKNEFIELSSSDVGGLQLRGGTILGTSNRGNPLRYPVKKDGIVVFEDVTPDIVKNIKKQKIDVVVAVGGDGTMKITQSLREKGVNVIGVPKTIDNDLGVTDVTFGYNSAVACATCALDKLHTTAESHHRVLVLEVMGRDCGWIALEAGIAGGADVILIPEIPFEINEICKHIHNRKRAGKKFSIVAVSEGAYPKGGNKVYVTPPGPDGTPGKLGGLGNWVSDRICQSTGLETRVAVLGHLQRGGTPTTFDRILATRFGVEAANLIAEGKFGKMVCLKGRAIKSVDIKSAIKELKHVNPDGQTVKTAEALGVSLGRPD, encoded by the coding sequence ATGGGATCTGCGAAAAGAGACAGTCATGGACCTGAAAACAGAAAAGCACGGAGAAAGAAGATAGAGAGAGTTTCCATCCTTACGGGAGGAGGAGACTGCCCGGGGCTGAACGCCGTCATACGCGGTTTTGTCCGCGCTTCTGTAAATATATACGGCTGGAAGGTATTCGGCATTATGGACGGATTCGACGGCCTGCTGAAAAATGAATTCATCGAATTATCCTCAAGCGATGTTGGCGGCCTTCAGCTCCGCGGCGGGACTATACTCGGAACATCCAATAGAGGCAACCCTCTGCGTTATCCGGTAAAAAAGGATGGGATCGTTGTGTTTGAAGATGTTACCCCGGATATCGTAAAGAATATAAAGAAGCAGAAAATTGATGTTGTTGTCGCGGTCGGGGGTGATGGAACAATGAAGATAACCCAGTCGCTTCGAGAAAAAGGCGTAAACGTAATTGGTGTCCCTAAAACTATAGATAATGATCTCGGTGTGACAGATGTCACCTTCGGCTACAATAGCGCTGTCGCGTGCGCCACATGCGCCCTTGATAAACTCCACACAACAGCCGAAAGCCACCACCGGGTTTTGGTACTGGAAGTTATGGGGAGAGACTGCGGATGGATAGCGCTGGAGGCTGGAATAGCCGGAGGCGCCGACGTCATCCTTATACCGGAAATTCCCTTTGAGATTAATGAGATTTGTAAACATATACATAACCGCAAACGTGCCGGCAAGAAATTCAGCATCGTCGCGGTTTCCGAGGGCGCTTATCCAAAAGGAGGAAACAAGGTTTATGTAACCCCTCCAGGCCCGGACGGAACTCCAGGCAAACTCGGCGGGCTTGGTAACTGGGTCTCGGACAGAATTTGCCAAAGCACGGGGCTCGAAACCCGCGTAGCGGTCCTGGGCCACCTTCAGCGCGGCGGAACTCCAACCACATTCGACCGTATACTGGCTACAAGATTCGGAGTAGAAGCGGCAAACCTCATCGCTGAGGGAAAATTCGGCAAGATGGTGTGTCTTAAAGGGCGAGCCATCAAATCAGTTGATATTAAATCAGCTATCAAAGAACTAAAACACGTAAATCCAGACGGGCAGACCGTTAAGACCGCCGAGGCTCTCGGCGTTTCATTGGGAAGGCCGGATTAG